In the Primulina tabacum isolate GXHZ01 chromosome 7, ASM2559414v2, whole genome shotgun sequence genome, gaaaataaaattttcaacaccCTTGctctctaactcctctactaggtgataccttagcaagaaaataaaaatttaacacCCTTGCTCTCTAACTCATCTGCTAGGTGAtaacttagcaggaaaataaaattttttctttttttccaaactctgctcctctactaggcacagcctaagtaggaaaataaaaatttttctcctgcactctccttctctactaggcgatgccttagtatgaaaatttaatttgtcttctgcactctgctcctctactaggtgataccttagtagaaaaataaaattttttctcttcttccaaactctgctcctctactaagcGCAGCCTatgtaggaaaataaaaaaattttctcttctTCCTCGCTGCTCATCTACTAGGCACAGCCTAAataggaaaataaatttttttctcttcttcctctctgttcctctactaggcacagcctaagtaggaaaataaaattttttctcttcttcctctctgctcctctactaggcacagcctaggtaggaaaataaaaatttttctcctgCACTCTGCTCCtgtactaggcgatgccttagtaggaaaatttaatttttcttctgcactctgctcctctactaggcgatgccttagtaggaaaattaatttttatcatcttcacaatacaacaacattAACGAATTGAAAAGAAGAACCGgattttattgaattccaactgatttcacaGGAAAATTCGAAATGAAATACATCAACAAGCAAATCAAGGATAATATTTTCTAAGGTGATAAGCGTTCCAGGGCCTCTTCAATGCATTGCCTTGCGCAATCTCCAAGTAATAGGCTCTCGAGCTCAGTCTTTCGATAACTTTGAAGGGACCCTCCCACTTTGGGTCCAATTTTCCTCTCTGCTCTTCTTGCACCTTCCTCAGGACCAAGTCACCTACCTAAAAGTTTCACTGAATGACCCTCCGATTATAAGACTACGCAATGCGGTTTTTATAAGCTTCCATGTGAATGCTGGCAGCCTCTCTCTTTTGTTCTAGAAGATCAAGGTCAATGGCGCGTCTCGCACTATTGTCCTCATCATAAAACGCTATCCTTGCCGATTTCAACCCAATCTCAGCCGGGAGCACAGCCTCATTACCGTAGACCAAACTGGAAGGCGTTTCTTTAGTTCCTTCTTTTGGAGTGGTTTGGTATGCCCATAAGATGCTTGGTAATTCATCCACCCAGTTTCCTTTAGCATTTCCAAGTCGAACTTTCAAACCCTGCACCAGCGTCCGATTAGTCACCTCCACCTGCCCATTATTCTGCGGGTAAGCTACAGATGTAAAGACTTGTTGGATCTTCATCTCTTTTCACCAAGCTTGGACCTTAGCCCCTTGGAGCTGTCTCCCATTATCAGATATCAATCTTCTAGGAACCCCATATCTGCACACTATATTCTTCCACAAGAATTTCAGGACGTCATTCTCAGTGATTCTGGCCAAAGGctctgcttccacccattttgaaaaataatcaacTGCTAGAAATAGCAACTTCTTCTGAGCAGGAGTTATAGGAAAAGGACCTCACAATATCCATTCTCCACTGGTCAAAAGGACAGGCGGCCGTGATAGCCTTCATTATCGCGGTTGGCCGGTGATGCAACCGGACATGACGTTGACAACTATCACAAGACATCACTAACTCTTGAGCATCATGCAGCACTGAGGGCCAGCATCTCGGAGTACATAATCAGCCTCCTGATAACTCAAGCATCGAAGAAGCGGCCCCGCAAAAGACGTTCTATAAAACACTTCTCCGACCATCGCATAACGTGAATACTTTGTCTTCAACTTATGAGCTTCGCGAGGGTTATCAGGAAGATTTCCCTCTTTCAGGTAACCAATTATGTCAGTCCTCCAATCCTCCTCCTTCTGCTCAACTGCGGGCGAACTTGTGTGAGTTCAACTTGAAATACCATATCTCTAGTCTTCCAACTTCCCATTGTTCCAGCCATTTTGGCTAGAATGTCtgccttttcattttctttcctggGAATCTGTTCAAATGTAATCTCTGTGAATTTCTCTCTGGCTCTGTCCACTTCTTGAGCATACTCAATAAGCTTTTCATCTTTCACATCATACATTCTTTTCATCTGTTGTGCTACCAACTGTGAGTTAGAAAAAATAAGTACTCGGGTAGCTCCCACATTTCTGGCTGCTCGAAGTCCTGCCacacagcctcatactctgcCTCATTGTTGGATGCTCGAAAGTCCAACCTTACAGCCAACTTCACTTCCTCCccagctggtgaaatcagtactACCCCCACCCCACTTCCATCCTTCGACGAGGAACCATCCACATACACCTTCCAACGGTCTTCATTCTCCTGATGCAAGGTCTCAGCCAGAAAATCGGCTAAGGCTTGTGCTTTGATAGCTGTTCTTGGCTCATACTGGATGTCATACTCTCCCAGCTTAGTATTCCATTTTACCAAGCGGCCAAACATATCGGAATGAGTTAAGATCCTCCCCAATGGACTGTTGGTGAGCACCACAATCGGATGAGATAGGAAGTAGGGTCTCAAACGTCTCGCAGTCATCACTAAGGCTAAAGCCAATTTTTCCAACCCTGAGTACCTTATCTCTGCCCCTTGAGTGCATGTGAAACATAATAGACTGGCTGTTGAGTTGATCCCTCCAACTTGACAAGGACCGAACTCACAGTTTCCTCGGTGGCAGATAAATATACCCACAAAGGCTCACCTATTGCCGGTTTGGCCAGGATAGGCAGCTCAGCAAGGTATTTTTTCAACTCTTCAAACGCTTTCTCGCAGGCTAgatcaaattcaaattttttcgccTTTCTCAAAGTCCGGAAGAACGGTAAGCTCCTGTGGGCGGGCCTCAAGATAAATTGTGCTAATGCAGCAATCCTCTCTGTCAACTGCTGAACATCTTTGGGTCCCCGGGGAGAGACCATATCTTGGATAGCTTGAACTTTCTCGGGGTTAGCCTCAATATCCTCTCTGTCACCATATAACCCAGAAACTTCCCACTTCTCACTCCAAAGATATACTTCTGAGGATTCAACTTCAGCCCATAGGACCTGAGGGTGGAAAAGGTCTCCACTAAGTCAAGTATGAGCTGGGTTGAGTCCTTAGACTTTACCATGATGTCGTCCACATATACTTCGACATTCCTTCCCACCTGCTCAGAAAAGACTCTATCCATCAATCGTTGATATGTGGCTCCGGCATTTTTGAGTCTGAAGGGCATAACCACGTAGCAGAAAGTTCCTTCAGAGGTGATGAAACTCACTTTATCTTGGTCTTCCACAGCCAAGGGAATTTGATGGTACCCCTGATAAGCGTCCATCATGCACAGATATTGATGCCCAGCGGTGGAGTCCACCAACTGATCTATCTGGGGCAAAGGATAACAATCTTTAGGACATGCCTTGTTGAGATATCTGAAGTCCACGCACATCCTCCACTTCCCTGAGCTCTTCGGGACTAGGACAACATTCGATAGCCAAGTACGAAATTGCACTTCCCGAATGTGCCCAGCCTCCAGCAATTCCCCCACTTCTTTCTTTATAACTATATCCTTCTCACGCCAGAAATGTCTCTTCTTCTGTTTTACGGGACGAGAATTCGGTAAGATGTTCAATCGATGCTCTGCTACATCCCCTGTAAGCTCTTGGACTGACCAAGCGAACCCGCTGAGATTAGCTTGTAAACAAGTAATGAGTTCTTCTCTGACCTTTGGTTCGAGGTCAGGGGCTATTCTGAGCGTCTTCTCATCGGGCACCAATGTCACAATCTCCGGTTTTTCATCCATCACCTCGTGAACCTCCCTCACTACAATGGGCAACCCGCTTCGCCCCCTCCTAATCATATTGGCCTCCATAAGCGCCCTCTTCCTCTCTTCTTTCACTATTCCTTCATAACAGCGTCGCACAACTTTCTATTCTCCACAGAAGACTCCCACCTCCTTCCCCACAGGAAACTTCAACTTCTGATGATACGTGGAAGCTATGGCTCTGAAATCCTTTAAGGCTGGCCATCCCAAGATTCCATTAAATGATGAGGGGGTATCCACTACGGTAAATGTTATCATCTTTGTTACCCGTCGAGAGTCACGTCCCAAAGATAAGGGAAGAGTAATCTGACCCAGCGGCGGAATGGCATGGCCCGCAAACCCATATAGAGGAGTGGAGACTGGATCCAACTCGAATCCTTCCATCTTCATCTGATCAAACGTGCTCTTAAACAATATATTTACCGAGCTCCCATTATCAATGAAGATCCTTGCAACATCGTAgttggcaatggtggccgtcaccaGCAAGGAATCGTTATGAGGAGCCACGATGCCTCGAAGGTCTTCCGGCCTGAAGCTGATGACAGGATCTTGgggtaagtctgcacccctggatatctcaaaattctccAACCTCCTCCCGTGCGCTTTCCGGGCTCgtccagagtctccatcagtagcaccccccgagatcatgtgaatcattcctctcgtggGGTGGTTATCTTCGTCTGCTCTCCTCCTCGGCTCGACAGGTTCTCGAGGAGCATCCTGACCCCGCCCTTCTCTTCTCGGCTCTCCGACCCTCTGGTTGATCCAAGGAGGACCTTGACCCCGTCTAGGAGATGGGCGAGGTTTTGGACAGTCCTCGGATGAAGATCCCTCTTGTCTGTCCACCGGAGGCATCCTAACTCCGCCCTTCGCTCTctgcgacttctcccaccttccctctggctccctcacctccatcacttTATCACAATTCCTATTCAGAGGAACATGTGACGAGAATTGTCCTTTACTTCTAGTTCTCTCctcctctctttcccccgcacccctcttccttcccTCTTTCTATTCTCCCTCAACTCTACCTCCTCCGGGCCGgttctccatccttctgtaccgctgggcatcttccaagtttacatacttctcagctcgagccaacagatcatcatagctcgacggaggcttcttgaccacCGAGTTAAAAAACACTTCTCCTCTCAGGCCTTGGGTGAaagcacttatcatgatgtacGGGGTAGCAGCTGGTATCTCCAGCGCTGCATTGTTAAAACGTtggacaaattctcgcaaagtttcagcttcttgctgtttcatcacgaatagactcaaataatttttctgatgtcTCTTGCTGCTGGCGAACCAATGCAAGAAAGCAACTGAAAAGTCCTCAAAAGAACATATGGAGTTAGGCTGCAAGGTGTTAAACCATTGTTGGGCTGACTTCACCAATGTGCCCAAAAACACCCGACATTTCACTCCATCTGTATATTGATGCAacagagccgcattctcaaatctccccaaatgCTCTTCTGGGTCGGAATGTCCATCGTATTCTCCAACATTTGGTTGTCGGAAACTCGCGGAAAGTCCTTCTTCCAGAATGGCCAGTGAAAAaggacttcctctcttgggGGTCGGTGCCCGGCTTCCCACCTGCTGCCTCAGCATCCGTATTTCCTTCCACATCTCTCCCATCTCCGCATTCCCTTTGCTTGGGAGGGGATGTGTTTCTTCCATCCTGCTCTGTTGTCCCTCAACATTTTCCTCTCACTCCTGGCGAGTGGCCTGCTCCTCAGCGAACATAGATTCTTGGTTCATTTTCATGGCTTCATCCATTGTCCGAGTGATGAATTGGCCCAGctgctccagggtcaagttccccacattctcattgggacgggGTTGCTCGGCCCTGGTCTCTTGAAGAGGTTGTTCGGTTCTGGtatcttgacgaggttgttcctgcctcgcctcagcatgagactgttcgggtcccctctgaggacgcgatgataCTGAGGTAGGTCTTCTACTTCCTCTCttccctaccatctctacgtctcaactcaaaatttcccacagacggcgccaagtggtACTCAcgagaaatttagggtccgatttcGGCAAGTGTAACTAGTAGAGACGCAGGGTTTTGAAATTGTcttgagcctgaaatcacaaagaaGACCGTTaaaagggggccaggagggtgtcctggagtaggccccagagggagctcatttatgggagaaggccccagagggagcctgacgatcgtatttccattcgatgaggataggccaaggctcagtggacgagaGATCGTCGCCAATGTCCCCGCcacccagtattgtggtttcatgtagatgtaTCCAtcgactattgaggatatgaggatatgaggatatgattgaggataggccaaggctcagttgacgatcttatgttgctgatgtccccgtcgcccagtactgtggtttcatgtagatggatccatcgacttttgaggattgaggaaagtcacgattaacgatctgaattcaataaaggaaaatgtctatgatcatgataaaaggatacatgttatgaatgagaaaaaggaaaatattgAGGTTTAAAGTATGCATGTCCGTATGAATATGTGAGGGTGatgtgaaaatgtttacgaaaatgtttatgaaaattcatgaaaatgtttatatttaaagttgatgcatcattatgaaaatatttttatttaaagtttatgcatattcatgaaaacgatattttaagtacaagtatttttacgATGCATGTGTTCTGTATATGTagtatttgttatcaagaatatgatgtattgagtctttagactcactaagtgtgattaatgcaggtgattatgataattatgacaatggaggtcttgatgattGACTTTGCTGGATTGAAGGTCCACATAACCTGAGGACCGAccctagttttccgcactagttatgacttacgattttaagttatgttaaagatattttacgacgatttatttatgagtgatttttgagaggttatagtatgggctatacttttcaaacctattgctttttaggcttggtaaaacagttgacgatttcattttatgattatagcacttgatttttaaaaatgttaaatggatgatgttttttattaaaaggataaaatattttataaaaatattttcatgtggtaaatttacatggccgaaaattgagtgtttaaaaaaatttctagtacttttaaaaagcaataaaaaggatagacgtttcagttggtatcagagcaaaggtcctgtaaagggttgtgccaccatcaacgccgggaagatcagttgtcaagcctcaaatttgtaagtttacatgctttacaTGATTTTacgatgttacctgcataagtacatgaattatatgtttatgtcacatgtttaatagctttatgataatttatgatttatatgcttcatgatttttttacgtgttacgatatgaaataaaaaattatttgattttaaggcatgttggctttgtgatggaattggactatgttgatttttgggttttagtattgacgttctactttttgggccataagttaatcgtaaatattatgaatgcttttgggacacgtagactttctaagaaaatatttttgattcatggttactagtcgaaataatttttgggaattactcataagaaataatgattcgaggatttgcaaTAACTTGgcagtaagaaaatgtataaattgagattttaagttttgatgaaatgtaAAAATTGGTTATAgcaattgattttgggtaaataagtttaaattatcgaaatttatgttatgggaaacccgtagaggagaattaagaatgttaagaacttatgggttaatcgtaggattttgaaattaaggaccaattaggataatttttgaggaaattaagaatttgttttgcaattattacggaatttggggactagtttatcaATAAGTGAAGATTGAATGAGTTAATTGATAAgagtttttgatgatttagacttttaagaatatttggaacattGGGATATTttggttatagtgttataaggaatgttgatcatgggtttttaaggatgaatcgatattaggctgaAAAAAATCTAAGAATTTGAAGgtgtgtttgggattttaaaatttaaattgctaagttgatgaatattttgggtataaaataaggaaaataatatatgataagtatggtcatccatcttttaatattgggaattgtaagaaaaattgaaattcgaggttataatagtaatagcactaagtcatttgggtctttttaagttgcgatttgaaaataaggatttagaaggtaaaattaattgagatcaaggagacgtaaggacattctagaacttaagttttatcagagaagCGCAGTGGAAgggtggatttttgggatactagaaccgaatctaaactttgggttattaagaatAAGcgaatttcaaggacgaaattcgCTTTAAgaggggaagattgtaacgttcccgaaaattcgaaggtccacgcaaccacatgcatgcaattattaaattttttgtgtattttaattaaatattttaattgcataaattaattatgtggtgcatatttgtatttttaaaatttatttttatacatggttgcattaaatgtatttttaaatgttattcaagttgcgatcgaggaacggagaccgagggctgaaaaatagaaaatttttttattaaataattgtttttaatcatttaaattaagggtgatgctttttcttatttttgaaaatatggggttttgaggtgattttatacgccgggacgtaaattttatcggtgttggtctttcaacaaaaatacgaactttttggcaacccggctattaaattcacaaaattattttaaaaattttaattaagcactaatgggcctaattacctACTTGATGGGCTAAGCCTTATTAGTGAATAATTAAAAGTATATAATACTCAAACCCACCCCATAACCCTGGAGGATACACGCCCACCTCTTTTACACAAATCAAAACTCTCCCGTGCACTcaaacacacggcacacacaagaaAAAAATCAAGGGAATAGCTTTGTAAGTCCAAGggaaattcaagccaaggttcttgctccgttcttcgccaatcgtcaacgaataatcgtgcgtttaaaacgcaaaggcacgccatatttctttctttcaaacatctatcataccataatatttatttgatcatgatttgaaagaaaacatgaCACACAATTATTTTGGGAGGAATTCGAAGGTTCAAGGTAGAATCAAGCCcaggtcttgctccgttcttcatcgtcaacgattattcgtgcgtttaatacgcaaaggcacgttatATTctcccttttactcatcattcacaccatagtatttattcaaaattggattgcatgaaaaataagttgcacttggatgtattttcgtttttgtgcaaacatgaattttaaagcatgttgttttgatccaaaatcatgATACAAGTgtgcatgaaggggctgccatgtataGGATTAAAAAGGGGCATGTTTTTACACGTTTTAAAGGGTCCTAGACACACTAAAAACGCTTCACACGAAAACAACACAAATTGGAATCACTTTTCTGTCATGGACTTGGGGTGGGCTCGGTTTTATTGGGATGGAAGActtgtgtagaacccgtaagtcagtagacgtataagccatgcataattctagatttttaaatttgattgacttcattgcatgattattttaaatgcatttgtttgaagttaattatttcattatttcagttcagtagattgatttttagcatttcagtattttcagtgaggccggaccggagttggagttttgagatagaatttaagatttgagaaatatttccagaagttaatttagctagtaactaagttcatttaagttagaaaggaaggtttgaagatttaatttaattatttgaggtgattaagaaatgaactcatttaagttattaaattaaggggttagctcactaaattatttaaaggattagtaaggctttcaaggattattagttgactagataatcaacatttccctttattttattatgcatttttcggccacccttagtgctagaagattcattttttccaactcaccaactttgaccaattctttgcatgtaattagtaggataattctaggatttttgggagcacaatttaattaaataaatagacatatcctagtctagaatcaagctaaatttcggccaccacctcctagaagcatccaccaactcatttgatatcaattcaaaattcaaattcaaaaggggagtggacttggtcttgatatgatcctatttttgtgcacccttctcctcaccttcataaccatcactcccccctccacctccaccgaaaataagaccccttttcagtagaaaaaacgtggatatcagctagggagaaagggagaaaaatcg is a window encoding:
- the LOC142550616 gene encoding uncharacterized protein LOC142550616, with amino-acid sequence MKIQQVFTSVAYPQNNGQVEVTNRTLVQGLKVRLGNAKGNWVDELPSILWAYQTTPKEGTKETPSSLVYGNEAVLPAEIGLKSARIAFYDEDNSARRAIDLDLLEQKREAASIHMEAYKNRIA